In the genome of Streptomyces sp. V2I9, one region contains:
- a CDS encoding ABC transporter permease yields the protein MFRTALRNVLAHKARLLMTVLAVMLGVAFVSGTLVFTDTLGNAFRNQSAKSYDDVAVSVETYAGGHDEKTPGIDDATLEKIRGLDGVASATGRVTGFAGVADPDGKLIGNGWSNTGANFAPGEDGKDASYDFTDGSGPAKNGSVALDKDTAQKGEYRVGDPVRVATNGPVKEYTLSGIFTTEDGAVNAGGSLVLFDTATAQKLYLKPGVFQNATISAEDGVSDQKLLDEITPLLPKDATAQTGKKLADQQAKDIESGLNSLNTMLLAFAGIALFVGVFLIANTFTMLIAQRTRELALMRAIGATRRQIKRSVLLEAAVVGTLASVIGFALGLGLATGLRSAMGLMGGKIPAGPLIVSPTAVGSAFAVGILITVLAAWLPARRAAKIAPVAAMSSVHATATVKSLVVRNSIGGVIALLGSAGIVGGAASGGASGRQLIAGGAFFTLIGVIILIPLLSRPVIALVRPLLKKLFGVSGKLASQNAVRNPRRTGATASALAIGLTLVTGISVLGFTLGQAIDKMTTDNIKADYMVSMASGDSLDPSTLDALAKADGVSALSPQQAVGFEVDGEFQSASAVTPGDVEKVFSLTTVSGSIGSLKDGRVAVGTETAKSNGWKTGDTLPVKFEDEKKGELTIGALYEENEFLSPFVIPKELADQHGGSSRPEIREIWIKTDGGASTAHEQSIVDALGDNPAMSVMDRQDIRDMFGGFVNTALNIMYGLLAMALLIAVLGVVNTLAMSVFERQQEIGMLRAIGLDRGRVKRMIRLEAVVISVFGAVIGVGLGVFLGWAIGRTLSSDIPGYALVIPWDRLGIFLLLAGLVGVLASLWPARSAAKLNMLTAIKTE from the coding sequence ATGTTCCGTACCGCCCTGCGCAATGTGCTCGCGCACAAGGCCAGGCTGCTGATGACCGTGCTCGCCGTCATGCTCGGCGTAGCGTTCGTCTCCGGCACCCTCGTCTTCACCGACACCCTCGGCAACGCCTTCCGCAACCAGTCCGCCAAGAGCTATGACGACGTCGCCGTCTCCGTCGAGACGTACGCCGGCGGGCACGACGAGAAGACCCCGGGCATCGACGACGCCACCCTGGAGAAGATCCGGGGCCTGGACGGCGTGGCCTCCGCCACCGGCCGCGTCACCGGCTTCGCCGGGGTCGCCGACCCGGACGGCAAGCTGATCGGCAACGGCTGGTCCAACACCGGGGCGAACTTCGCCCCCGGCGAGGACGGCAAGGACGCGAGCTACGACTTCACCGACGGCTCGGGCCCGGCGAAGAACGGCTCGGTCGCACTCGACAAGGACACCGCCCAGAAGGGCGAGTACCGCGTCGGCGACCCGGTGCGGGTCGCCACCAACGGCCCGGTGAAGGAGTACACGCTCTCGGGGATCTTCACCACCGAGGACGGCGCGGTGAACGCGGGCGGCAGCCTCGTGCTGTTCGACACCGCGACCGCCCAGAAGCTCTACCTGAAGCCCGGCGTCTTCCAGAACGCCACGATCTCCGCGGAGGACGGCGTCTCCGACCAGAAGCTGCTGGACGAGATCACGCCGCTGCTGCCGAAGGACGCCACCGCGCAGACCGGCAAGAAGCTGGCGGACCAGCAGGCGAAGGACATCGAGTCCGGCCTGAACAGCCTCAACACCATGCTGCTGGCCTTCGCGGGCATCGCCCTGTTCGTCGGCGTCTTCCTCATCGCCAACACCTTCACCATGCTGATCGCCCAGCGCACCCGTGAGCTGGCCCTGATGCGCGCCATCGGTGCCACCCGCCGCCAGATCAAGCGCTCGGTGCTGCTGGAGGCCGCCGTCGTCGGCACCCTCGCCTCGGTCATCGGCTTCGCCCTCGGTCTCGGCCTCGCCACCGGTCTGCGCTCCGCGATGGGCCTGATGGGCGGCAAGATCCCCGCCGGACCCCTGATCGTCTCGCCGACGGCCGTCGGCTCCGCCTTCGCGGTCGGCATCCTGATCACCGTGCTCGCCGCCTGGCTGCCCGCCCGCCGGGCCGCCAAGATCGCCCCGGTCGCCGCGATGAGCAGCGTCCACGCCACCGCCACCGTCAAGTCCCTGGTCGTACGGAACTCGATCGGCGGCGTGATCGCCCTGCTCGGCTCGGCAGGCATTGTCGGCGGTGCGGCGAGCGGCGGCGCGTCCGGCCGGCAGCTGATCGCGGGCGGAGCCTTCTTCACCCTGATCGGCGTCATCATCCTGATCCCGCTGCTCTCCCGCCCGGTGATCGCCCTGGTCCGGCCGCTGCTGAAGAAGCTGTTCGGCGTCTCCGGGAAGCTGGCCTCGCAGAACGCGGTCCGCAACCCGCGCCGCACCGGAGCCACCGCATCCGCCCTGGCCATCGGGCTGACCCTGGTCACCGGCATCTCGGTGCTCGGCTTCACGCTCGGCCAGGCCATCGACAAGATGACCACGGACAACATCAAGGCCGACTACATGGTCTCGATGGCCAGCGGCGACTCGCTCGACCCGTCGACGCTCGACGCGCTGGCGAAGGCCGACGGCGTCTCCGCCCTCTCCCCGCAGCAGGCCGTCGGGTTCGAGGTGGACGGCGAGTTCCAGTCCGCCTCCGCCGTCACCCCGGGCGACGTGGAGAAGGTCTTCTCGCTGACGACCGTGTCCGGTTCGATCGGCTCGCTGAAGGACGGCCGGGTCGCGGTCGGCACCGAGACCGCGAAGTCGAACGGCTGGAAGACCGGTGACACGCTGCCGGTGAAGTTCGAGGACGAGAAGAAGGGCGAGCTGACGATCGGGGCGCTCTACGAGGAGAACGAGTTCCTCTCGCCCTTCGTGATCCCGAAGGAGCTGGCGGACCAGCACGGCGGCTCCTCCCGGCCCGAGATCCGCGAGATCTGGATCAAGACGGACGGCGGCGCGAGCACGGCCCACGAGCAGTCCATCGTGGACGCTCTCGGCGACAACCCGGCGATGAGCGTCATGGACCGGCAGGACATCCGCGACATGTTCGGCGGCTTCGTCAACACCGCCCTGAACATCATGTACGGGCTGCTCGCCATGGCCTTGCTGATCGCGGTCCTCGGGGTCGTCAACACCCTCGCGATGTCGGTGTTCGAGCGGCAGCAGGAGATCGGCATGCTCCGCGCGATCGGTCTCGACCGGGGCCGCGTGAAGCGGATGATCCGGCTGGAGGCCGTCGTCATCTCGGTCTTCGGCGCGGTGATCGGGGTCGGCCTGGGTGTCTTCCTCGGCTGGGCGATCGGCCGGACCCTGTCCTCGGACATCCCCGGCTATGCGCTGGTCATCCCGTGGGACCGGCTCGGCATCTTCCTCCTCCTGGCCGGCCTGGTGGGCGTCCTCGCCTCGCTGTGGCCCGCCCGCAGCGCCGCGAAGCTCAACATGCTGACGGCGATCAAGACGGAGTAG
- a CDS encoding cyclopropane-fatty-acyl-phospholipid synthase family protein: protein MADAASRLTALAEELLSQPLPVRIRAWDGSESGPPDAPVLVIRRRRALRRLLWKPGELGLARAWVAGEIDVEGDLYEALGRLAGLLWERDADDSVHPVRDPRARAFARGLLRLAGPWPPPAPPAEEVRRRSGPLHTRHRDRQAISHHYDVGNDFYALVLGPSLVYSCAYWQDGGTLEEAQRDKLDLVCRKLALQEGDRLLDVGCGWGSMAIHAARHHGARVTGITLSREQAALARKRVADAGLTDRVEIRVQDYRDVHDGPYDAISSIGMAEHVGSVRYREYADDLYALLKPGGRLLNHQIARRPERDEDAYRIDAFIDAYVFPDGELAPLGRTLTLLEEAGFEARDVEALREHYALTLRRWVANLEQHWEQAVRATSPGRARVWRLYMAASALSFEHHQIGVNQILAVRPLDGGASRMPLRARTWTESAGGSGA, encoded by the coding sequence ATGGCAGACGCCGCGTCGCGGCTGACCGCTCTCGCCGAAGAGTTGCTCTCACAGCCCCTGCCGGTCCGCATCCGCGCCTGGGACGGCAGCGAGTCGGGTCCGCCCGACGCCCCGGTCCTGGTGATCCGCCGTCGCCGCGCCCTGCGACGGCTCCTGTGGAAGCCGGGCGAACTGGGCCTGGCCCGCGCCTGGGTGGCCGGAGAGATCGACGTCGAGGGCGATCTGTACGAGGCGCTCGGCCGCCTGGCGGGGTTGCTCTGGGAGCGTGACGCGGACGACTCCGTCCACCCGGTGCGCGACCCGCGGGCGCGCGCCTTCGCCCGTGGTCTCCTCCGGCTCGCGGGCCCCTGGCCGCCGCCCGCTCCGCCCGCCGAGGAGGTGCGCCGCCGCTCCGGGCCGCTGCACACCCGGCACCGGGACCGACAGGCCATCAGCCACCACTACGACGTCGGCAACGACTTCTACGCCCTGGTCCTCGGCCCCTCCCTGGTCTACTCCTGCGCCTACTGGCAGGACGGCGGGACCTTGGAGGAAGCCCAGCGCGACAAGCTCGACCTCGTCTGCCGCAAGCTCGCCCTCCAGGAGGGCGACCGGCTCCTGGACGTCGGCTGCGGCTGGGGCTCGATGGCCATCCACGCCGCCCGTCACCACGGGGCGCGGGTCACCGGCATCACCCTCTCGCGGGAGCAGGCTGCCCTGGCCCGCAAGCGCGTCGCCGACGCGGGCCTGACCGACCGTGTGGAGATCCGCGTCCAGGACTACCGGGACGTCCACGACGGACCGTACGACGCGATCTCCTCGATCGGCATGGCCGAGCACGTCGGCTCCGTCCGCTACCGGGAGTACGCCGACGACCTGTACGCGCTCCTGAAGCCCGGCGGCCGCCTCCTGAACCACCAGATCGCCCGCCGCCCCGAGAGGGACGAGGACGCCTACCGCATCGACGCGTTCATCGACGCCTACGTCTTCCCCGACGGGGAACTGGCCCCGCTCGGCCGCACCCTGACCCTCCTGGAGGAGGCCGGGTTCGAGGCGAGGGACGTCGAGGCGCTGCGCGAGCACTACGCGCTGACCCTGCGCCGCTGGGTGGCCAACCTGGAGCAGCACTGGGAGCAGGCGGTACGCGCCACCTCGCCGGGCCGGGCGCGGGTCTGGCGGCTGTACATGGCCGCCTCCGCGCTCTCCTTCGAACACCACCAGATCGGCGTCAACCAGATCCTCGCGGTGCGCCCGCTGGACGGCGGCGCCTCCCGGATGCCGCTGCGCGCCCGCACCTGGACGGAGTCCGCCGGGGGCAGCGGGGCCTGA
- a CDS encoding NAD(P)/FAD-dependent oxidoreductase encodes MSTTERPRILVVGGGYVGLYAARRILKKMRYGEATVTVVDPRSYMTYQPFLPEAAAGSISPRHVVVPLRRVLPKAEVLTGRVTTIDQDRKVATVAPLVGEAYELPFDYLVIAMGAVSRTFPIPGLAEQGIGMKGIEESIGLRNHVLEQLDKADSTTDEDVRRKALTFVFVGGGFAGAETIGEVEDMARDAAKYYTNVKREDMRFILVDAADKILPEVGPKLGAYGKEHLESRGVEIYLSTSMDSCVDGHVVLKNGLEVDSSTIVWTAGVKPNPALARFGLPLGPRGHVDTSEKLQVQGTDYIWAAGDNAQVPDMVGRRAGNPNAWCPPNAQHALRQAKVLGDNVISGMRGFPQKEYSHANKGAVAGLGLHKGVAMIVMGKVKIKLKGRLAWYMHRGYHGMAMPTWNRKIRIFADWTLAMFLKREVVSLGAMETPREEFYEAAKPAPAPAAAKTEGEKAKAS; translated from the coding sequence ATGAGCACCACGGAGCGTCCCAGGATCCTCGTTGTAGGCGGTGGGTACGTAGGCCTGTACGCAGCTCGTCGCATTCTGAAGAAGATGCGATACGGAGAGGCGACCGTCACGGTCGTCGACCCGCGGTCGTACATGACGTACCAGCCCTTCCTCCCCGAAGCTGCCGCCGGCAGCATCTCGCCTCGGCATGTCGTCGTCCCGCTGCGACGCGTGCTGCCCAAGGCTGAGGTTCTCACCGGTCGGGTCACGACCATCGACCAGGACCGCAAGGTCGCCACGGTCGCGCCGCTCGTCGGCGAGGCCTACGAGCTGCCCTTCGACTACCTGGTCATCGCGATGGGCGCGGTCTCCCGTACCTTCCCGATCCCCGGCCTCGCCGAGCAGGGCATCGGCATGAAGGGCATCGAGGAGTCCATCGGCCTGCGCAACCACGTCCTGGAGCAGCTGGACAAGGCCGACTCCACGACCGACGAGGACGTCCGCCGCAAGGCGCTGACGTTCGTCTTCGTGGGCGGCGGCTTCGCCGGCGCGGAGACCATCGGCGAGGTGGAGGACATGGCCCGCGACGCGGCCAAGTACTACACCAACGTGAAGCGCGAGGACATGCGCTTCATCCTGGTCGACGCCGCCGACAAGATCCTTCCCGAGGTCGGCCCGAAGCTGGGCGCCTACGGCAAGGAGCACCTGGAGAGCCGCGGTGTGGAGATCTACCTCTCCACCTCGATGGACTCCTGCGTCGACGGCCACGTGGTCCTCAAGAACGGCCTGGAGGTCGACTCCAGCACCATCGTGTGGACCGCCGGTGTGAAGCCGAACCCGGCGCTGGCCCGCTTCGGCCTGCCGCTCGGCCCCCGCGGCCACGTGGACACCTCCGAGAAGCTCCAGGTGCAGGGCACCGACTACATCTGGGCCGCGGGCGACAACGCCCAGGTGCCGGACATGGTCGGCCGCCGCGCCGGCAACCCGAACGCCTGGTGCCCGCCCAACGCCCAGCACGCGCTGCGTCAGGCGAAGGTCCTCGGCGACAACGTGATCTCCGGCATGCGGGGCTTCCCGCAGAAGGAGTACAGCCACGCCAACAAGGGTGCGGTCGCCGGTCTCGGCCTGCACAAGGGCGTAGCGATGATCGTCATGGGCAAGGTGAAGATCAAGCTCAAGGGCCGTCTCGCCTGGTACATGCACCGCGGCTACCACGGCATGGCGATGCCGACCTGGAACCGCAAGATCCGGATCTTCGCCGACTGGACGCTGGCGATGTTCCTCAAGCGCGAGGTCGTCTCGCTCGGCGCCATGGAGACGCCGCGCGAGGAGTTCTACGAGGCCGCCAAGCCGGCCCCGGCTCCGGCCGCCGCCAAGACCGAGGGCGAGAAGGCCAAGGCCTCCTGA
- a CDS encoding Ppx/GppA phosphatase family protein, giving the protein MTRVAAIDCGTNSIRLLVADVDPATGSFTELDRRMTIVRLGQGVDRTGRLAPEALERTFAACREYAAAIGELGAERVRFVATSASRDAENSAEFVAGVRDILGVEPEVITGDQEAQLSFDGATKELAGRDDLAKPYLVVDIGGGSTEFVLGSDRVEAARSVDIGCVRMTERHLVADGAVVDPPSHERTAAIRADVDAALDLAERTVPLTGAGTLVGLAGTVTTVAGIALELEAYDSGAIHHSRITRGQVRAITEHLLRSTHEERAAIPVMHPGRVDVIGAGALILLAVMERTGAHEVVVSEHDILDGIAWSAA; this is encoded by the coding sequence GTGACGCGGGTCGCCGCGATCGACTGCGGCACCAACTCCATCCGGCTCCTCGTCGCCGACGTGGACCCCGCCACCGGCTCCTTCACCGAACTGGACCGGCGGATGACGATCGTCCGCCTCGGCCAGGGCGTCGACCGGACCGGCCGGCTCGCCCCCGAGGCGCTGGAGCGGACGTTCGCGGCCTGCCGCGAGTACGCCGCCGCGATCGGGGAACTGGGCGCGGAGCGCGTCCGGTTCGTCGCCACCTCCGCCTCACGCGACGCCGAGAACAGCGCCGAGTTCGTGGCCGGGGTGCGGGACATCCTGGGCGTCGAGCCCGAGGTGATCACCGGCGACCAGGAGGCCCAGCTCTCCTTCGACGGGGCCACCAAGGAGCTGGCCGGCCGCGACGACCTGGCGAAGCCGTACCTGGTCGTGGACATCGGCGGCGGCTCCACCGAGTTCGTCCTCGGCTCCGACCGGGTGGAGGCGGCCCGGTCCGTGGACATCGGCTGCGTACGGATGACGGAGCGTCACCTCGTCGCGGACGGGGCCGTCGTGGACCCGCCCAGCCACGAGCGGACCGCCGCGATCCGCGCCGACGTGGACGCCGCCCTCGACCTGGCCGAGCGGACCGTTCCGCTCACCGGGGCCGGCACCCTGGTCGGTCTGGCGGGCACCGTCACCACGGTCGCCGGGATCGCGCTGGAGCTGGAGGCGTACGACTCCGGGGCCATCCACCACTCCCGGATCACCCGCGGCCAGGTCCGCGCCATCACCGAGCACCTGCTCCGCTCCACCCACGAGGAACGCGCCGCGATCCCCGTGATGCACCCCGGCCGGGTCGACGTGATCGGCGCGGGAGCGCTGATCCTGCTCGCGGTGATGGAGCGGACGGGCGCCCACGAGGTCGTCGTCAGCGAACACGACATCCTCGACGGGATCGCCTGGAGCGCCGCGTAG